Part of the Flavobacteriales bacterium genome, AACTTGACATCAATAGTCTTCCGAAAGGGATGCCCAAAGAACTTAAAGATAAAATCATTAAAGAAGTTCGTGAGGAAAAGCAAGAGTATGTTTCTGATGTGTTGACCAAGCATAAAAAATATAATGAAGACTTAAAAGCGGTAGGAAACATTAGTTTTTCTTTGGACGATGATGAATCATCAGGGACAAGAAAATTCTTTGCTTTAACAGGGCCTATTCTTGATGTTATTGAGAATGGATACACATTGGTCGTTGATGAGTTAGACTCTAAACTTCATCCAAATCTGGTTTGTAAAATCGTCTCGCTTTTTAACTCTAAAGAGTTTAATAAGAAGAATGCACAGTTGATTTTCAATACTCACGACACAAACTTATTAAGTTCAGGACTCTTCAGAAGAGACCAAATTTGGTTCACAAACAAAAATAAATATGGAGAAGTAAAACTTTATTCCTTAGCTGACTTTAAATCAGATGAAGTAAGAAAAACAGAGCCTTTTGAAGATAACTATATCAATGGAAAATATGGTGCTGTTCCATTCCTTGGCTTTTTTGATAACCTAAAATTTTTATTGACAGAAAATGAAAATGAAGGATAAAAAGGCTGAACAAAAAGCAGCTAAGCAAAAGCACCTTGAACAGTTAAGGGCTCAACGAAGAAAAGAACCGAGTCTAGAAAGACCTGTTGCAGAGTTAACAGAAAAACCCTCTATTCTTATTGTTTGTGAAGGAGAAAATACCGAACCCTCTTATTTTAATCAATACAGAATTACTTCAGCAAAAGTCAAATCTGTTGGTGAAGGATATAATACCGTTTCGTTAGTGAATAGAGCCCTTGCTTTAGCTCAACTAGGAAACTACGACCAAGTTTGGTGTGTGTTTGATAAAGACGATTTTAACGATAATGATTTCAACTCTGCAATTCAAATAGCAGAAGCCAATAACTTAGGAGTAGCTTATTCAAATCAATCGTTTGAATATTGGCTGATATTACACTTTAATGACCATCAAGGTGGTGGAATGCATAGAGATAACTACAACGATAAAATCAACGAACACCTGAGACCGTTCAAAGTAATTTATGACGGCAACAGAACTAAATTGATAGAAGAAGATTTTTTTGAACAACTTGACGGATTTGACGAGAAAACAAACAGAAAAAGAGTTGAACTTGCAATAATTAGAGCAGAAAGAAATTACAACAATTTTGACCACACAAATCCCGCTAAAGAAGAATCATCAACGACTGTGTTCCGACTAGTAAGAGAACTTTTGAAATATGTGGAATGATAGAACGCGAGCCGGTAACAGGCGTTTGACAAAAAAGCTGCTTCAGTGCGTAAATCTTCCGTCCTAAAAGTTATCGGGAGTTGTCGGTCGTCAACTTCTTGTAGCCCCAAACCCTTATCACCCTAGCTAGCTATACTTATTGATGGAATGCGGGTCGTTATTGTCCTGCTCAATGGCGTCTTTCACCGCTTCTATGCGTTTGGCCACCAAGGCCAATTCGGGATGTCCGTTGGTCTTCAGCCATTCGAAAGCGGCTTGGTCGCCATCTCCCACCAAGGCCATCTTGGCCAAGGGGCTGAATCCGTTCTTTTCTAACCAGGCAATGGCCTTGGCATCGCCTTCGGCACCTGTTATGGTGGCCATCAACTGCGGAAATCCATTTTTCATCAGCCATGTGCGCGCCTCTTCATTATGGTAAAGCGCGAAGACAAAAAGGCCCAATTCCTTGTATTCGCTGGCAATCAGCCAATCGCGGAGCTTCTTGTTGCCTCCAATGGCTTCGGCCCAGGCCACCAATATTTTAGCTGGATACTTCAAACAATTAGTAATTAGGAATGATGAATTTGTAATGTTTAAATCTTTTAGCCACCGATTCACCGATTGACACGGATTTTCCACGGATAGGAATTGAAAATCTGTGTTTCATCTGCGAGAATCTGTGCATCTGTGGCAATTTCATGTTCCGATTAGGATAGCAATAATTGACGAACGCGTTCAACCTGAACTTCCAGGCTTGCTTTCAACTCACATTCCCAAATAACGAGCACCTTCCAGTTTTCTTGCGTCAAGGCTTCGTGTTTCTGTTGGTCGCGCTCCACGTTGCGTGCAAATTTCGCTTCCCAAAAGTCGCGATTGTTTTTGGGCATTGGCAGCGCGCATTTCGGACAACGGTGCCAAAAGCATCCGTTCAGGAAAATGGCCATTTTCTTCCCCGGAAAAGCAATGTCTGGTTTGCCAGGAGCCTTCTTCCAGTGCAGCCGATAGCCACGGATTCCTGCTTCCCAAAGGGCTTTTCTGAATTGGATTTCGGGTTTGGTGTTCTTGCCCTTGTTAGCGCGCATGTACTTGCTCACCGTTTCGTTGAGCGGTCTTGGCGAGCGCTCATCCCGACTGTATGGTTGTGGTGATCTGTTGGTCACGCTGCGAAATTATTGCAGGGAGATGTTAGCGTAAAAGAGATACACAGAGACTTGGTCCATTAGCGCATGCAGTCATTCTTTGTGCATCTCCATTTCTCCATTCTTCTCTCTCTGTGTAAGAATCAGGACTTCAAGGCAAATTCTCCAGCAGAAACCGTTTCATGTTATCGCCCATAATGCCACGGATCTCCTCTTCCGAAAAACCTTGCTTCAGCATTTCCTCTACCAGCAAATTGAAGCCCGTACAATCGAATTCGGTGGTTACTGAGCCATCATAATCGGAACCCAAGGCCACATATTGATAACCAACGAGGTCGCGCACGTACTTCATGGTGTTGACAATGGTTTCGGGCGATGTGCCGCCAATGGCTTCGGGAAAGAAAGCAATGCCGATCAATCCGTTGGTGGCAGCAATGCCTTTCAAATGCTTATCAGAAAGATTGCGTGGCGAATTGAGCGTGCCTTTTACTCCAGTATGCGAAGTGAGGATCGGCTTGGTGGTCATTGCCAACACATCATCAATAATGGATTCGGATGAATGCGCCACATCGATGATCATTCCAAGCTCGTTCATATGCTTTACAACCTGCTTCCCGAAATCGCTCAGACCTGCACCAGAAACACCATGCGCAGAGCCGCCCAGTTCGTTATCGAAGAAGTGTGTAGGTCCCATCATCCGAACGCCAGCTTCCCAAAGTCCATCCACATTTTCGAGTTTACCTTCGAGGCAATGGCCGCCTTCTACACCCAAATAGCCAGCGCTTAGCGAGCGGTCTGATTTCCGTGCATCAAGAAATGATCGGAGCTCATTCTTATCGTGCACCACAACGAATTTTCCTTCCGATTTCTTTGCGAAACCATGCAGCGATTCGCATTGATCGATAGCGCGTTCGTACAAACTGAACCAACTATCAATGCCTCGGCCTTCGGCAATCATCAGCGAAGTGATGTTGTCGGTCTCGCCTGTATTCTCCTGCATATTCTGCCCTTTGGGCGATTTGGTCACGATGGTAAATGCCTGCAAGGCCACATTTCCTTCTTGCATCCGCGGAATGTCCACTTGCCCGCGATCGTTGCGCTTCAGCAGATTCCTGTTCCACAGCAAAGCATCGCAATGAAGATCTCCCACAAAATCCAAGCTATTGAAGAGCGATTGCGCCTTTTCAGAAACAGTGTAAGGTTCTTTGGTTAGAACA contains:
- a CDS encoding very short patch repair endonuclease, yielding MRANKGKNTKPEIQFRKALWEAGIRGYRLHWKKAPGKPDIAFPGKKMAIFLNGCFWHRCPKCALPMPKNNRDFWEAKFARNVERDQQKHEALTQENWKVLVIWECELKASLEVQVERVRQLLLS
- a CDS encoding RloB family protein; this translates as MKDKKAEQKAAKQKHLEQLRAQRRKEPSLERPVAELTEKPSILIVCEGENTEPSYFNQYRITSAKVKSVGEGYNTVSLVNRALALAQLGNYDQVWCVFDKDDFNDNDFNSAIQIAEANNLGVAYSNQSFEYWLILHFNDHQGGGMHRDNYNDKINEHLRPFKVIYDGNRTKLIEEDFFEQLDGFDEKTNRKRVELAIIRAERNYNNFDHTNPAKEESSTTVFRLVRELLKYVE
- a CDS encoding dipeptidase, encoding MKKLSYIIIGTALIYWLITLFVPAIIDDKFNPVLTKEPYTVSEKAQSLFNSLDFVGDLHCDALLWNRNLLKRNDRGQVDIPRMQEGNVALQAFTIVTKSPKGQNMQENTGETDNITSLMIAEGRGIDSWFSLYERAIDQCESLHGFAKKSEGKFVVVHDKNELRSFLDARKSDRSLSAGYLGVEGGHCLEGKLENVDGLWEAGVRMMGPTHFFDNELGGSAHGVSGAGLSDFGKQVVKHMNELGMIIDVAHSSESIIDDVLAMTTKPILTSHTGVKGTLNSPRNLSDKHLKGIAATNGLIGIAFFPEAIGGTSPETIVNTMKYVRDLVGYQYVALGSDYDGSVTTEFDCTGFNLLVEEMLKQGFSEEEIRGIMGDNMKRFLLENLP